Proteins from a genomic interval of Fusarium oxysporum Fo47 chromosome I, complete sequence:
- a CDS encoding uncharacterized protein (of unknown function-domain containing protein): MLSGTSRVSSSQPTAHFSTANMSLYRIGVDVGGTNTDAAILDIRAAATSTPGRGVLASHKASTTRDITSGIEAAIRAVLRDSGVDQSGVLSVTIGTTHFINALVEADARRLDRVAVVRLCGPFTRQLPPFSDFPVGLRSILDGGVYYLDGGLEIDGREIEPLNHEQIRQTARDVVAKGINVIALVGVFSPLDHDGKHEEECRRILLQEAPSLQVVCSHDIGPTGFLERENATILNASILRTGHRVKKGFKRAMHRLQLTCPLFLSQNDGTLIDADTAAEFPIKTFASGPTNSMTGAAYLAGLDHKRENVADDEEPQVLVVDIGGTTTDVCALLPSGFPRQAPGFVEVGGVRTAFSMPEVVSIGLGGGSKVQVDPPTQNVTVGPGSVGHLLQQEARVFGGKTLTASDIVVALGKAKLGDPELVKDVPAHIIESGRKELKKMLEGVVEQMKVSSAPVHVLLVGGGALLVTEDLAGVDECIVPIHQGAANAVGAAIAKVSGEIDVVEIPEGRSEKTIVDAACAKAIDMAISKGAAKNDVKIVEITKTPLQYMSNGAMRLQVRAVGHLAIPEELTPPPSPPVISVQETEDDEGEKVSVPDALTPTYKPSLHVDLDAYRPDVQNGTWYLSEVDLEMIATGCGVLGTGGGGPTHHEYLKGLDALRNNPKGRLRVISPKALKDDAMICFGSWYGSPSVINERIAGGNEIVTGINAVNKVVGNKTFDGMYIDEIGGGNGMSAFPPAVHFDVPVVDGDAMGRAYPTMYHATFSVYGHSLTPCVLSDARGNTSVVMSTDNPIRLESLLRTTVIELGLGCAVCANPLPGSVIKSHGVPNTVSQAWYLGRAVHNARRKKTSYVDAIFDVCAGKLLFTGKIVDVRRYIGGGYTMGSVVIAPLSEDERESHKQDAPSDRHMVIPFQNEYLYAALSDADGSEASQQVVCTVPDLISILGQDGEGIGSQDLRYGLRVNVVALPAHPLWKTDKGMKVGGPEGFGLKIPYTGVDNDFVEGRSVIDEFGA; encoded by the exons ATGCTTTCAGGCACCTCCAGGGTATCATCCTCCCAACCAACAGCACACTTCTCTACCGCCAACATGTCCCTGTACCGAATTGGAGTAGACGTCGGAGGTACCAACACGGACGCGGCCATTCTCGACATCCGAGCTGCTGCCACATCAACCCCTGGCCGTGGCGTCCTCGCCTCCCACAAGGCCTCTACCACGCGAGACATCACCAGCGGTATTGAGGCTGCCATAAGAGCAGTCCTCCGCGATTCAGGCGTTGATCAGAGCGGTGTTCTTAGCGTTACCATCGGCACAACACACTTTATCAATGCGCTCGTGGAGGCTGATGCGCGAAGATTAGATCGTGTCGCTGTCGTGAGGCTGTGCGGGCCGTTTACTAGACAATTACCGCCGTTTTCGGATTTTCCTGTTGGATTGAGGAGTATTCTCGACGGAGGAGTTTATTACCTCGATGGAGGCCTTGAGATTGACGGACGAGAAATTGAACCGTTGAACCATGAGCAGATTAGACAGACTGCGCGTGATGTCGTCGCAAAGGGAATCAACGTTATCGCTCTGGTAGGCGTGTTCTCACCCCTCGACCACGACGGCAAACACGAAGAAGAATGCAGACGaattcttctccaagaagcaCCATCCCTCCAGGTCGTATGCTCCCACGACATCGGCCCAACAGGATTCCTAGAACGAGAAAATGCCACCATTCTCAACGCCTCCATCCTGCGAACAGGACACCGCGTGAAGAAGGGTTTCAAGCGCGCCATGCATCGGCTGCAACTCACGTGTCCTCTCTTTTTATCGCAGAACGACGGCACGCTTATTGATGCAGACACAGCCGCTGAGTTTCCCATCAAGACTTTTGCGAGCGGTCCCACGAATAGTATGACTGGTGCTGCGTATCTCGCTGGACTGGATCATAAGCGTGAGAATGTCGCGGATGACGAGGAGCCGCAGGTTTTGGTTGTGGATATCGGTGGGACGACTACTGATGTCTGCGCACTTCTTCCATCGGGTTTTCCACGACAAGCACCTGGTTTCGTAGAAGTCGGCGGCGTGCGCACTGCGTTCTCTATGCCAGAGGTTGTATCAATCGGTCTCGGCGGCGGAAGCAAAGTGCAAGTCGACCCTCCTACACAAAACGTCACTGTCGGTCCTGGATCAGTCGGACATTTACTCCAGCAAGAAGCCAGAGTCTTTGGAGGCAAGACATTAACGGCGAGTGATATCGTCGTCGCGCTGGGCAAAGCGAAACTAGGGGACCCCGAGCTCGTCAAAGACGTACCCGCGCACATCATCGAAAGCGGCCgcaaagagctcaagaaaatGCTCGAGGGCGTCGTCGAGCAAATGAAAGTTTCCTCCGCCCCCGTGCACGTCCTCCTCGTAGGCGGAGGTGCCCTGCTCGTAACCGAAGACCTCGCCGGCGTCGACGAGTGCATTGTACCCATCCACCAAGGCGCCGCCAACGCCGTCGGCGCAGCAATTGCCAAAGTATCCGGCGAGATCGACGTCGTGGAAATCCCCGAGGGACGCTCCGAAAAGACCATTGTGGATGCTGCGTGCGCGAAAGCAATCGACATGGCCATCTCCAAAGGCGCAGCGAAGAACGACGTCAAGATCGTGGAGATCACAAAGACACCGCTTCAGTACATGTCCAACGGCGCCATGAGACTGCAGGTTCGTGCGGTGGGACATCTCGCTATTCCTGAGGAACTCACGCCGCCGCCTTCGCCGCCCGTGATAAGCGTGCAGGAGACAGAGGACGACGAGGGTGAGAAAGTCAGCGTTCCTGATGCTCTCACACCAACGTACAAGCCCTCTCTCCACGTTGATCTCGACGCCTATCGCCCTGATGTTCAGAACGGAACGTGGTATCTTTCCGAAGTTGATCTAGAGATGATCGCGACAGGATGCGGTGTTCTCGGCACAGGCGGCGGAGGACCAACACATCACGAGTACCTCAAGGGCTTGGATGCGCTACGAAATAATCCCAAGGGGAGATTGAGGGTTATTTCGCCGAAAGCGCTTAAAGACGATGCTATGATTTGCTTTGGCTCGTGGTATGGGAGTCCGAGTGTCATTAATGAGCGTATCGCGGGCGGGAATGAGATAGTGACTGGCATCAATGCTGTGAACAAGGTTGTTGGAAACAAGACCTTTGATGGCATGTACATTGACGAGAT TGGTGGTGGAAATGGTATGAGCGCTTTCCCGCCAGCTGTTCATTTCGACGTCCCTGTCGTCGATGGCGATGCCATGGGCCGAGCTTATCCCACCATGTATCACG CTACGTTCAGTGTATACGGCCACTCCCTCACACCCTGCGTTCTCTCCGACGCTCGTGGAAACACCAGTGTCGTCATG AGCACCGATAACCCAATCCGTCTCGAGAGTCTTCTCAGAACAACGGTAATCGAACTCGGTCTCGGCTGCGCAGTCTGCGCCAATCCCCTCCCCGGCTCCGTCATCAAATCTCACGGCGTTCCCAACACCGTATCTCAAGCGTGGTATCTCGGCCGCGCAGTGCACAATGCTCGTCGCAAGAAGACCAGCTACGTTGACGCGATT TTTGACGTCTGCGCTGGAAAACTTCTCTTCACCGGCAAGATCGTCGATGTCCGTCGCTACATCGGCGGCGGCTACACAATGGGTTCCGTCGTGATCGCGCCCCTCAGCGAAGACGAGCGCGAATCCCACAAACAAGACGCCCCCAGCGACCGCCACATGGTGATCCCCTTCCAGAACGAATATCTCTACGCAGCCCTCAGCGACGCCGACGGCTCAGAAGCTTCACAACAAGTCGTATGCACAGTGCCCGATCTAATCTCCATTCTCGGTCAAGACGGTGAGGGTATTGGATCTCAGGATTTGAGGTACGGATTGCGCGTTAACGTTGTTGCGTTGCCGGCGCATCCGCTGTGGAAGACGGATAAGGGAATGAAGGTTGGTGGGCCTGAGGGCTTTGGGTTGAAGATTCCGTATACGGGGGTTGATAATGACTTTGTAGAGGGGAGGAGTGTGATTGATGAGTTTGGGGCATAG
- a CDS encoding permease for cytosine/purines, uracil, thiamine, allantoin-domain-containing protein: MAVANLLKRIELPRGSRFINEDVRPVGTERRTWTFLTFHNFWLLINCNIATYLTGSALIPLGLTWWQAIIAIILGNILATAALILASLAGAYYHVGFPVFSRAVWGIWGSQFVIWNRIFLSLVWYGFQSWVGGQCTYLMLLSWDPNLEKHIPNTIPASTGMTSAQFVSYFIFCIVTLPFLWIKPHRIQKFFYFASSVTLVFFLVLLIWALATMGSDGFGDTLADSTPLPVTGGPQSVTWLTISGIMSTIGGIAAASVIGILVTAATQKRMGEAIWNPPTLLAALLAKDPTAGTRAAIFFAGLALSISQLGSNLPGNALAGGIDLASVFPKYINIRRGAYLMALLSPIVNPWRLVNTATVFLTVLSGYSVFLAPMTGLMVAHYNLVAKAKVNVDDLFVGNKDSIYWYNFGINWRAFVAWIVGVAPTMPGFIAAVNVNAKVSDGAKNLYQLNYLFGFVVSAAVYYGLHIVVPDKRFDAFIKDGTTAKEVQAVYDERWDMTYSESEPGSTEEHSFQRNKGPNSLTTSV; the protein is encoded by the exons ATGGCCGTTGCGAATCTTCTCAAGCGCATTGAACTACCGCGTGGTTCGCGCTTCATC AATGAAGATGTCAGACCTGTTGGGACTGAGCGACGAACATGGACGTTTCTAACGTTCCACAACTTCT GGCTGTTGATCAACTGCAACATTGCGACGTATCTGACCGGCAGCGCGCTGATTCCCCTTGGCTTGACGTGGTGgcaggccatcatcgccatcatcctcgGAAACATCCTCGCGACTGCTGCGCTGATTCTTGCTTCGCTTGCTGGAGCTTATTACCACG TGGGCTTCCCTGTCTTTAGTCGAGCGGTATGGGGAATCTGGGGATCGCAGTTCGTCATCTGGAACCGcatctttctctccctcG TCTGGTATGGCTTCCAGTCTTGGGTCGGCGGACAATGCACGTATCTCATGCTTCTGTCATGGGATCCCAACCTCGAGAAACACATCCCCAACACGATCCCCGCGTCGACCGGCATGACATCCGCGCAATTCGTCTCCTACTTCATCTTCTGCATCGTCACGCTCCCGTTCCTATGGATCAAACCGCACCGAATACAAAAGTTCTTCTACTTTGCTAGCTCTGTCACGCTCGTTTTCTTCCTGGTTCTTCTGATCTGGGCGCTGGCGACCATGGGATCGGATGGCTTTGGAGATACTCTTGCTGATAGTACACCTCTTCCGGTCACTGGGGGTCCGCAGAGTGTTACGTGGCTTACGATTTCGGGAATCATGTCGACGATTGGCGGTATTGCGGCGG CGTCTGTCATTGGCATTCTCGTCACTGCCGCTACGCAGAAGAGAATGGGCGAGGCTATCTGGAATCCCCCTACCCTCCTCGCCGCTCTCTTGGCCAAGGATCCAACCGCAGGTACCCGCGCTGCTATCTTCTTCGCCGGTCTCGCCCTATCCATTTCTCAGCTCGGCAGCAATCTTCCCGGCAACGCCCTCGCAGGCGGTATCGATCTTGCTTCCGTGTTCCCCAAGTACATCAACATTCGACGAGGTGCCTATCTCATGGCCCTTCTCAGCCCCATCGTCAACCCGTGGCGTCTCGTCAACACCGCTACGGTCTTCCTCACTGTGCTCTCAGGCTACAGTGTCTTCTTGGCGCCCATGACTGGTCTCATGGTGGCTCACTATAACCTGGTGGCGAAGGCCAAGGTCAATGTTGACGATCTTTTTGTGGGTAACAAGGATAGCATTTACTGGTACAACTTTGGTATCAATTGGCGTGCTTTTGTCGCG TGGATTGTTGGTGTCGCGCCTACAATGCCAGGCTTCATCGCTGCTGTTAATGTCAATGCTAAGGTCTCAGATGGCGCAAAGAACCTCTACCAGCTGAACTACCTCTTTGGGTTCGTTGTCAGTGCTGCTGTTTACTACGGACTTCACATTGTAGTCCCTGATAAGAGGTTTGACGCCTTCATCAAGGATGGCACAACTGCCAAGGAGGTCCAAGCTGTTTATGATGAACGCTGGGATATGACCTACTCCGAGAGTGAGCCTGGATCAACTGAAGAGCACTCTTTTCAGCGAAACAAGGGACCTAACTCCCTGACCACGTCTGTTTAG
- a CDS encoding general substrate transporter: protein MPIGNIYVIAGVSVVGGALFGFDISSISAQLGENSYKCYFNQGPKGPPFDDDEDCSGPTSLNQGGITASMAAGSWLGALVSGIISDRLGRKYSIMVGCIIWIIGSIISCASQNIGMLVVGRIINGFAVGIESAQVPVYIAEISPPSKRGRFIGMQQWAITWGILIMYYISYGCAMIGGRHSSDYSTAAFRVPWGLQMVPGVFLFFMMMLLPESPRWLARKDRWDECHGVLTLVHGHGDPDHPFVALELQDIKDMCAFEASIADVTYLDLFKPNMINRTVIGIFTQIWSQLTGMNVMRYKGNANLLASSIQYIINVLMTIPALLWMDKWGRRPTFLIGATLMCTWMFANAGILAAHGTEIPKDERDSPQVSMSVGGSAAKGLIACTYLFVASYAPTWGPASWTYPPELFPLRLRGKGVAFATSSNWAFNTALGLFTPVAFENITWKSYIIFGVFNVAMFIHVFFMFPETAGKTLEETADMFEDPNGIKYIGTPAWKTHVATHLTTKAEKGDVEAKLGAAHEEDAQHAMTEK, encoded by the exons ATGCCTATTGGCAACATTTACGTGATCGCCGGTGTCTCCGTCGTAGGCGGTGCACTCTTCGGTTTCGACATTTCCTCTATCTCTGCTCAATTGGGCGAGAACTCTTATAAATGTTACTTTAACCAAGGACCTAAAGGACCGCcatttgatgatgatgaggattgCAGTGGACCTACCTCGCTCAATCAGGGTGGTATAACGGCGAGTATGGCTGCTGGTTCGTGGCTGGGTGCTTTGGTATCAGGCATTATCAGTGATCGCCTTGGAAGGAAGTACTCTATCATGGTTGGCTGTATCATCTG GATCATTGGGTCTATCATCTCCTGCGCCTCTCAAAACATCGGCATGCTCGTTGTCGGCCGCATCATAAACGGCTTCGCAGTCGGCATCGAATCCGCCCAAGTCCCCGTCTACATCGCCGAGATCTCACCCCCCTCCAAGCGCGGCCGCTTCATCGGCATGCAGCAATGGGCCATAACATGGGGCATCCTGATAATGTACTACATCTCCTACGGGTGCGCCATGATCGGCGGCCGTCACTCCTCCGACTACTCCACCGCTGCATTCCGTGTGCCCTGGGGTCTTCAGATGGTTCCTGGCGtgttcctcttcttcatgatgatgttgctgcCGGAGTCTCCTCGTTGGCTTGCGAGGAAGGATCGTTGGGACGAGTGTCATGGTGTACTTACCCTTGTGCATGGGCATGGAGATCCTGATCACCCGTTTGTAGCGCTGGAGTTGCAGGATATCAAGGATATGTGCGCTTTTGAAGCGTCGATTGCTGATGTAACATACCTTGATCTGTTCAAGCCGAACATGATCAACAGGACTGTCATTGGCATCTTTACTCAGATTTGGTCTCAGCTTACTGGCATGAACGTCATGA GATACAAGGGCAACGCAAACCTTCTCGCTTCATCTATCCAGTACATCATCAACGTCTTGATGACCATCCCCGCCCTTCTCTGGATGGATAAATGGGGACGGCGCCCAACATTCCTCATCGGTGCTACTCTCATGTGCACATGGATGTTCGCCAACGCCGGTATCTTGGCTGCTCACGGCACTGAGATCCCCAAGGATGAGCGTGACTCTCCTCAAGTCTCCATGAGTGTCGGTGGAAGTGCTGCAAAGGGTCTTATCGCCTGCACATATCTCTTCGTCGCTTCTTACGCACCAACATGGGGTCCAGCCTCATGGACATATCCCCCTGAGCTCTTccctcttcgtcttcgaggAAAGGGTGTCGCCTTCGCTACCTCATCCAACTGGGCTTTCAACACTGCCCTCGGACTCTTCACACCTGTTGCATTTGAGAACATCACCTGGAAGAGCTACATCATCTTTGGTGTCTTCAACGTTGCCATGTTCATCCACGTTTTCTTCATGTTCCCCGAGACAGCTGGAAAGACACTTGAAGAGACTGCGGATATGTTCGAGGATCCTAATGGTATCAAGTACATCGGTACTCCAGCTTGGAAGACTCATGTCGCTACTCATCTTACTaccaaggccgagaagggTGATGTCGAGGCCAAGCTTGGTGCTGCTCATGAGGAAGATGCTCAGCATGCGATGACTGAGAAGTAA